A genomic region of Friedmanniella luteola contains the following coding sequences:
- a CDS encoding phospholipase D-like domain-containing protein, which produces MRLPRPRTSWLVLACAVGLVLPTTTSTAAPPPAAPAAEAAPASVTTRLGGQQVRAHFTNPAAHGGRDRTIHDEVVRLIDGAPAGSTVRGTIYSLSVQPVARALVAAEQRGVTVLVLADGDNATSTSPAVDILEQLHSVRFCSYAPAAYGSTRRSGGACVSTSDDGDLHVKMFTFSETTDPDGLPRTDVSWFGSANLTYATGSDQFNNAVTVYGDADLASGLNHYFTDLWDRRHRPGDDYYDARSGRGYQEASSASVYASPEGAGQTDTIVARLDDVTPDPSCQIRIGMSFVTSGRPALLRFVTAARAKGCRVWLLVGSSGGAIRMPREVYKSLTSAGVSIRRVVGVHDKFFAVQGKFGGRHQYRVYTGSQNWSSGALRSNDEIFVKLAPETATAHPLYDAYVQHFGDAWATGRPCTASTFPCR; this is translated from the coding sequence ATGCGTCTTCCCCGCCCCCGCACGAGCTGGCTCGTGCTGGCCTGCGCCGTCGGCCTCGTCCTGCCCACGACCACCTCGACGGCCGCCCCGCCGCCCGCCGCCCCGGCCGCCGAGGCCGCGCCGGCGTCCGTCACGACCCGGCTCGGGGGCCAGCAGGTCCGGGCCCACTTCACGAACCCGGCGGCCCACGGGGGCCGCGACCGCACGATCCACGACGAGGTGGTGCGGCTGATCGACGGTGCGCCCGCCGGCTCCACGGTCCGCGGCACGATCTACTCGCTGTCGGTGCAGCCGGTGGCGCGGGCGCTGGTCGCGGCCGAGCAGCGGGGCGTCACCGTCCTGGTCCTCGCCGACGGCGACAACGCCACCTCGACCAGCCCGGCGGTGGACATCCTCGAGCAGCTGCACTCGGTCCGGTTCTGCAGCTACGCACCCGCGGCGTACGGCAGCACCCGCCGGTCCGGCGGCGCCTGCGTCAGCACCAGCGACGACGGTGACCTGCACGTGAAGATGTTCACGTTCAGCGAGACCACCGACCCCGACGGCTTGCCGCGCACGGACGTGTCCTGGTTCGGCTCGGCCAACCTGACCTACGCCACGGGCTCCGACCAGTTCAACAACGCCGTCACCGTCTACGGGGACGCCGACCTCGCGTCGGGACTCAACCACTACTTCACCGACCTGTGGGACCGCCGGCACCGCCCGGGCGACGACTACTACGACGCCCGCTCCGGACGCGGCTACCAGGAGGCGTCCTCGGCCTCGGTCTACGCCTCGCCCGAGGGGGCCGGCCAGACCGACACCATCGTCGCGCGGCTGGACGACGTCACGCCGGACCCGAGCTGCCAGATCCGGATCGGCATGTCCTTCGTCACCTCGGGGCGCCCCGCGCTGCTCCGCTTCGTGACCGCCGCCCGGGCCAAGGGCTGCCGGGTCTGGCTGCTGGTGGGCAGCAGCGGGGGCGCCATCCGGATGCCGCGTGAGGTCTACAAGAGCCTGACCAGCGCCGGCGTCAGCATCCGCCGCGTGGTGGGTGTGCACGACAAGTTCTTCGCCGTGCAGGGGAAGTTCGGCGGCCGCCACCAGTACCGCGTCTACACCGGCTCGCAGAACTGGAGCAGCGGGGCGCTGCGCAGCAACGACGAGATCTTCGTCAAGCTCGCCCCCGAGACCGCGACCGCCCACCCGCTCTACGACGCCTACGTCCAGCACTTCGGCGACGCGTGGGCGACCGGTCGGCCGTGCACGGCGAGCACCTTCCCCTGCCGCTGA
- a CDS encoding PrsW family intramembrane metalloprotease, translated as MTTAPPLAPSSGAPAAGRLRRLGWLWVLLAGAAAYLLVLRTLVATENLNFVPSLILLGSIVVPASVLVFAASSGRQVLVPPGLIALVAVLGGVVGTVAAGTLEYDALHRLGALPMIVVGLIEESAKLVVPLVVLLVTRHRDPRAGVIVGVASGMGFATLETMGYGFNALLSSGSLASVEQTLLLRALLSPAGHVAWTGLTVAALWAVASAPRKGRAVARLVGVFVAAVLLHAAWDGLDSVWVHLVVGGGSFAALLVTIHRAHRGPRVRG; from the coding sequence ATGACCACTGCGCCACCGCTCGCACCCTCCTCCGGGGCGCCCGCCGCCGGCCGTCTCCGCCGGCTGGGCTGGCTCTGGGTGCTGCTCGCCGGGGCGGCCGCCTACCTCCTCGTGCTGCGCACGCTGGTGGCGACCGAGAACCTCAACTTCGTGCCGTCGCTGATCCTGCTGGGCTCGATCGTCGTGCCCGCGTCGGTGCTGGTCTTCGCCGCCTCCAGCGGGCGGCAGGTGCTGGTGCCGCCGGGGCTGATCGCCCTCGTCGCGGTGCTGGGCGGTGTCGTCGGCACGGTGGCCGCCGGCACGCTGGAGTACGACGCGCTGCACCGTCTCGGGGCGCTCCCGATGATCGTGGTGGGGCTGATCGAGGAGAGCGCGAAGCTGGTGGTGCCGCTCGTGGTGCTGCTGGTCACCCGCCACCGGGACCCACGGGCCGGCGTGATCGTCGGCGTGGCGAGCGGGATGGGCTTTGCGACCTTGGAGACGATGGGCTACGGGTTCAACGCGCTGCTGAGCAGCGGCAGCCTCGCCAGCGTGGAGCAGACGCTGCTGCTGCGGGCCCTGCTGTCCCCCGCCGGCCACGTCGCCTGGACCGGGCTCACCGTGGCGGCGCTCTGGGCCGTCGCCTCGGCCCCGCGCAAGGGCCGCGCCGTCGCCCGGCTGGTCGGCGTCTTCGTCGCCGCGGTGCTGCTGCACGCGGCCTGGGACGGGCTGGACAGCGTGTGGGTGCACCTGGTGGTGGGCGGCGGCAGCTTCGCGGCCCTGCTCGTGACCATCCACCGCGCCCACCGGGGGCCGCGGGTCCGTGGCTGA
- a CDS encoding DUF6886 family protein, with amino-acid sequence MRAEPGTVLHFSEDPHLGRFVPHVARTATERAALVWAVDAASSPSYWFPRQCPRALAWVRPGTTEADRRAVLGPEAERVHVVEYGWLTRIQTTRLYAYRFDAADFRPYGEPEPHAHVADHPVTPLGPPRPVGDLLALHEEAGIELRLVHDLRPWWRAVTRSTVGHSGIRLAGARSPAGR; translated from the coding sequence GTGCGCGCTGAGCCGGGCACGGTCCTGCACTTCTCCGAGGACCCCCACCTCGGGCGCTTCGTGCCGCACGTCGCGAGGACGGCGACCGAGCGGGCTGCCCTCGTCTGGGCGGTCGACGCGGCCAGCTCGCCCAGCTACTGGTTCCCCCGGCAGTGCCCGCGCGCCCTGGCCTGGGTCCGCCCCGGCACCACCGAGGCCGACCGCCGGGCGGTGCTGGGCCCGGAGGCCGAGCGCGTGCACGTCGTGGAGTACGGCTGGCTGACGAGGATCCAGACCACCCGGCTCTACGCCTACCGCTTCGACGCCGCTGACTTCCGGCCCTACGGAGAGCCCGAGCCGCACGCCCACGTCGCCGACCACCCGGTGACCCCGCTCGGACCGCCGCGACCGGTCGGGGACCTGCTGGCCCTGCACGAGGAGGCGGGCATCGAGCTCCGGCTGGTGCACGACCTCCGGCCCTGGTGGCGGGCGGTCACCCGCAGCACCGTCGGCCACAGCGGGATCCGGCTCGCCGGCGCGCGGTCACCGGCCGGCCGGTGA
- the denD gene encoding D-erythronate dehydrogenase — MHVLVLGAAGMIGRKLTARLVADGHLGGRSLERLTLVDVVAPAAPAGVTGEVATVAADLAAAGAADRLLADRPDVVVHLAAVVSGEAEADFEKGYRVNLDGTRELLEAVRAAHAADGYHPRLVFTSSIAVYGAPLPNPIPEDFHLTPLTSYGTQKAIGELLLADYTRRGFVDGVGIRLPTICIRPGKPNQAASGFFSSILREPLVGAEAVLPVPESVRHWHASPRSAVEFLVRAASLDGDQLGPRRTLSMPGLSATVGEQIEALRRVAGERAVRLIRHEPDPAVLRIVETWAPALEADRARRLGFTAESSFDEIIRVHVEDELGGSLPG; from the coding sequence GTGCACGTCCTGGTCCTGGGAGCCGCCGGCATGATCGGCCGCAAGCTCACCGCCCGCCTGGTGGCCGACGGGCACCTCGGAGGCCGAAGCCTCGAGCGGCTGACCCTGGTCGACGTGGTCGCCCCCGCAGCCCCCGCGGGGGTCACCGGCGAGGTCGCGACCGTCGCGGCCGACCTGGCCGCCGCCGGCGCGGCGGATCGGCTGCTCGCCGACCGGCCCGACGTGGTCGTCCACCTGGCCGCCGTGGTCTCGGGGGAGGCCGAGGCCGACTTCGAGAAGGGCTACCGGGTCAACCTCGACGGCACCCGGGAGCTGCTCGAGGCGGTCCGGGCCGCGCACGCCGCCGACGGCTACCACCCCCGCCTGGTCTTCACCTCCTCGATCGCCGTGTACGGGGCGCCGCTGCCGAACCCGATCCCCGAGGACTTCCACCTGACGCCGCTGACCAGCTACGGCACCCAGAAGGCGATCGGCGAGCTGCTGCTGGCCGACTACACCCGTCGTGGGTTCGTGGACGGCGTCGGCATCCGGCTGCCGACCATCTGCATCCGCCCGGGGAAGCCCAACCAGGCCGCCTCCGGCTTCTTCTCGAGCATCCTGCGCGAGCCGCTGGTGGGTGCCGAGGCGGTCCTCCCCGTCCCGGAGTCGGTGCGGCACTGGCACGCCTCCCCGCGCTCCGCCGTGGAGTTCCTGGTGCGCGCGGCGTCGCTGGACGGGGACCAGCTGGGCCCGCGGCGGACGCTCTCGATGCCGGGCCTCAGCGCGACCGTCGGGGAGCAGATCGAGGCCCTGCGGCGCGTCGCCGGCGAGCGGGCCGTCCGGCTGATCCGTCACGAGCCGGACCCCGCGGTCCTGCGCATCGTGGAGACCTGGGCGCCCGCGCTGGAGGCCGACCGGGCCCGCCGGCTGGGGTTCACGGCCGAGAGCTCCTTCGACGAGATCATCCGCGTGCACGTCGAGGACGAGCTGGGCGGCTCCCTCCCCGGCTGA
- a CDS encoding protein adenylyltransferase SelO produces the protein MSVAPSPALTLEHRFASELGALAVPWTAAAAPDPRLLLLNDTLAAELGLDPDWLRSEEGVRLLVGALVPPGATPVAQAYAGHQFGGWSPRLGDGRALLLGELTDAEGRLRDLHLKGSGRTPFARGGDGLAAVGPMLREYLVSEAMHALGIPTTRALAVTATGQPVRRETVQQGAVLARVASSHLRVGSLQYAAASGDVDLLRRLADHAITRHHPAAAEREDRYRALLEAVVAVQASLVAQWMLVGFVHGVMNTDNVTISGETIDYGPCAFLDAHDPATVFSSIDERGRYAYGNQPAVAEWDLARLAESLLPLLDDDQEQAVALAVESLGQFQPLHEAAWSAGLRAKLGLPASLDPPVAASLVDDLLTLLIGSRADHTSFFRRLGVAARGDAGPVRSLLAHPEPLDDWLDRWRAVGPDAAAMDRVNPCYIPRNHLVEEALTAATLADLGPIRRLLAAVSDPYVERAGLERYAEPAPDDFGRYRTFCGT, from the coding sequence GTGAGCGTCGCCCCCTCGCCGGCTCTGACCCTCGAGCACCGTTTCGCCTCGGAGCTGGGGGCGCTGGCCGTCCCCTGGACCGCGGCCGCCGCACCGGACCCCCGCCTGCTGCTGCTGAACGACACCCTCGCCGCCGAGCTCGGGCTGGACCCGGACTGGCTGCGCAGCGAGGAGGGCGTCCGGCTGCTGGTCGGCGCCCTGGTGCCGCCCGGCGCGACCCCGGTCGCCCAGGCCTACGCCGGTCACCAGTTCGGCGGCTGGTCGCCGCGCCTGGGGGACGGACGCGCCCTGCTGCTGGGCGAGCTCACCGACGCCGAGGGCCGGCTGCGCGACCTGCACCTCAAGGGCTCCGGCCGCACCCCCTTCGCCCGCGGCGGCGACGGCCTGGCCGCGGTCGGCCCCATGCTGCGGGAGTACCTGGTCAGCGAGGCGATGCACGCCCTGGGCATCCCCACCACCCGCGCGCTCGCGGTGACCGCCACCGGCCAGCCGGTGCGCCGGGAGACCGTCCAGCAGGGGGCAGTGCTCGCCCGCGTCGCCAGCAGCCACCTGCGGGTGGGCTCCCTCCAGTACGCCGCGGCCAGCGGCGACGTCGACCTGCTGCGGCGGCTGGCGGACCACGCCATCACCCGCCACCACCCGGCCGCCGCCGAGCGCGAGGACCGGTACCGCGCCCTGCTGGAGGCCGTCGTCGCCGTGCAGGCCTCGCTGGTGGCGCAGTGGATGCTCGTCGGGTTCGTGCACGGGGTGATGAACACCGACAACGTGACCATCTCCGGGGAGACCATCGACTACGGCCCCTGCGCCTTCCTCGACGCCCACGACCCGGCGACGGTGTTCAGCTCCATCGACGAACGCGGCCGCTACGCCTACGGCAACCAGCCGGCCGTGGCGGAGTGGGACCTCGCCCGGCTCGCCGAGTCGCTGCTGCCCCTCCTCGACGACGACCAGGAGCAGGCCGTCGCCCTCGCCGTGGAGTCGCTGGGGCAGTTCCAGCCGCTGCACGAGGCGGCGTGGTCGGCCGGGCTCCGCGCCAAGCTGGGGCTGCCGGCCTCCCTGGACCCGCCGGTGGCGGCCTCGCTGGTCGACGACCTGCTCACGCTGCTGATCGGCTCGCGGGCCGACCACACGAGCTTCTTCCGCCGCCTGGGCGTGGCGGCGCGCGGCGACGCCGGGCCCGTGCGGTCGCTGCTGGCCCACCCGGAGCCCCTGGACGACTGGCTGGACCGGTGGCGGGCGGTCGGCCCCGACGCAGCGGCGATGGACCGCGTGAACCCGTGCTACATCCCGCGCAACCACCTCGTCGAGGAGGCGCTCACCGCCGCCACCCTCGCCGACCTCGGGCCGATCCGGCGGCTGCTCGCCGCGGTGAGCGACCCCTACGTGGAGCGGGCGGGGCTGGAGCGGTACGCCGAACCCGCGCCGGACGACTTCGGCCGCTACCGGACGTTCTGCGGCACCTGA
- a CDS encoding helix-turn-helix domain-containing protein, with amino-acid sequence MGELLPFRRADRSPSASTASSGPGSRSERDAVVGRVRPPANRPGPPEPLWREAAGEVLREQRHRLEQTLAEVARRAGISVQYLSEVERGRKEPSSEVLAAVTGALQLSLVDLTRLVLRRLTPLDVTSRRSGPGAPPSGPVARAA; translated from the coding sequence ATGGGTGAGCTGCTGCCGTTCCGCCGGGCCGACCGGTCACCGTCCGCGTCGACCGCGTCGTCCGGGCCGGGCTCCCGGTCCGAGCGCGACGCCGTGGTCGGTCGCGTCCGCCCGCCCGCGAACCGGCCCGGTCCTCCGGAGCCGTTGTGGCGGGAGGCGGCGGGTGAGGTGCTCCGCGAGCAGCGGCACCGGCTCGAGCAGACCCTCGCGGAGGTGGCCCGGCGGGCCGGCATCTCCGTGCAGTACCTCTCCGAGGTCGAGCGGGGGCGCAAGGAACCGTCCTCGGAGGTCCTCGCGGCGGTGACCGGTGCGCTCCAGCTGAGCCTGGTCGACCTCACCCGCCTGGTGCTGCGCCGGCTGACCCCGCTGGACGTGACCAGCCGCCGCTCGGGGCCGGGCGCCCCGCCGAGCGGGCCGGTCGCGCGCGCGGCGTGA
- a CDS encoding ClpP family protease: MIITSPPAHAMAAQPSTAPFDDQLSARLLHQRIVVLGQEVDDPVANRICAQLLLLSAEDPRHDISLYINSPGGSVSAGLAIMDTMRLIPNDVSTLAMGLAASMGQFLLSAGTRGKRYALPHARVLMHQGSAGIGGTAVDIEIQAQNLEHVRDTVLGLIAEHSGQPLATIEADSRRDRWFTAEEARSYGLVDHVVTSLDDVRPGGRALVGLGAV, translated from the coding sequence ATGATCATCACCAGCCCGCCGGCCCACGCGATGGCCGCGCAGCCGTCCACCGCCCCCTTCGACGACCAGCTGTCCGCCCGGCTGCTGCACCAGCGGATCGTGGTGCTGGGCCAGGAGGTCGACGACCCCGTCGCGAACCGGATCTGCGCGCAGCTGCTGCTGCTCTCCGCCGAGGACCCGCGGCACGACATCAGCCTCTACATCAACTCCCCGGGCGGCTCGGTCAGCGCCGGCCTCGCGATCATGGACACGATGCGGCTGATCCCCAACGACGTCAGCACTCTGGCGATGGGCCTGGCCGCCAGCATGGGCCAGTTCCTCCTGTCGGCCGGCACCCGGGGCAAGCGGTACGCGCTGCCGCACGCCCGGGTGCTGATGCACCAGGGCTCGGCCGGCATCGGCGGGACGGCGGTCGACATCGAGATCCAGGCGCAGAACCTGGAGCACGTCCGGGACACCGTCCTCGGCCTGATCGCCGAGCACAGCGGCCAGCCGCTGGCCACCATCGAGGCCGACTCCCGCCGCGACCGGTGGTTCACCGCGGAGGAGGCCCGGTCCTACGGCCTCGTCGACCACGTCGTGACGTCGCTGGACGACGTCCGCCCGGGCGGGCGTGCCCTCGTCGGGCTGGGGGCGGTCTGA
- a CDS encoding hemerythrin domain-containing protein, translating to MADTRPRATAWAAQLRAVHVRLREALELARDALERGATPSPGQDLHVYCVGFCAALSGHHRAEDGGLFPAIEQEHPQLADTLRYLRQDHAQLEHLLGSLAAAVERGEPTPSLLRHLGGVEAIMESHFRYEERQLLGVLDGLDLDLDLDRDPQDLLGPLA from the coding sequence GTGGCTGACACCCGACCGCGCGCGACCGCCTGGGCGGCCCAGCTGCGCGCGGTGCACGTCCGGCTGCGGGAGGCTCTCGAGCTGGCCCGCGACGCCCTCGAGCGCGGCGCGACGCCCAGCCCCGGGCAGGACCTGCACGTCTACTGCGTCGGGTTCTGCGCCGCCCTGAGCGGCCACCACCGCGCCGAGGACGGCGGCCTGTTCCCGGCGATCGAGCAGGAGCACCCCCAGCTCGCGGACACGCTGCGGTACCTCCGCCAGGACCACGCGCAGCTGGAGCACCTCCTCGGCTCCCTGGCCGCCGCGGTCGAACGGGGTGAGCCGACGCCGTCGCTGCTGCGCCACCTCGGGGGCGTCGAGGCGATCATGGAGTCCCACTTCCGCTACGAGGAACGACAGCTCCTCGGCGTCCTGGACGGCCTGGACCTCGACCTCGACCTCGACCGCGACCCGCAGGACCTGCTGGGACCGCTGGCCTGA
- a CDS encoding Nramp family divalent metal transporter has product MAVRDDAPSSAGSAADSFPTKTLPRPEVRDLPDAPIAYRKLIGPGIVAAGVGLASGEFILFPFIASQVGLVFVWAAMVGLITQYFINLEIERYTLATGETALTGFSRFWRHWGLFFAILAYFANLWPGWATSSATLASYIFGGTPAYIAIGMLLAIGLILTLAPVVYVALERAQMLKVAAVVLLFVVGGIVAVGASAWSDVGQIVTRPGIPVEQLGFATLLGALAFAGAGGGQNLVQSNWMRDKGFGMGEYVPRLVSPITGQPEAKPSTGYIFEPTQANLSRWKGWWKFANIEQLCTFVLITFFTILFTSLLAYSTVYGREGLASNISFIKTEGEVLAERVGSWFKYFFWIIGSFSLFAAALGIVDYTSRLAADVLKTSYARKADESKMYAGLVWGLVGVGIVVLLAGFDQPIVLLVIAAVVGGFMMFIYSGLLILINRKILPAPIRIRGLRLGAMVWAILLFGTLSFLTFRDQLAKLFG; this is encoded by the coding sequence ATGGCAGTCAGAGACGACGCTCCGAGCTCCGCCGGCTCCGCCGCGGACAGCTTTCCCACCAAGACGCTCCCGCGCCCCGAGGTGCGGGACCTGCCCGACGCCCCGATCGCCTACCGCAAGCTGATCGGCCCGGGCATCGTGGCCGCCGGCGTCGGTCTCGCCTCGGGTGAGTTCATCCTGTTCCCCTTCATCGCCAGCCAGGTCGGCCTGGTCTTCGTGTGGGCGGCGATGGTCGGCCTGATCACCCAGTACTTCATCAACCTCGAGATCGAGCGCTACACGCTGGCCACCGGCGAGACGGCGCTCACCGGGTTCAGCCGGTTCTGGCGGCACTGGGGCCTCTTCTTCGCGATCCTCGCCTACTTCGCGAACCTGTGGCCGGGCTGGGCGACCAGCAGCGCCACGCTCGCCTCCTACATCTTCGGTGGCACCCCGGCCTACATCGCCATCGGCATGCTGCTCGCCATCGGGCTCATCCTCACGCTCGCGCCCGTCGTGTACGTGGCGCTGGAGCGGGCCCAGATGCTCAAGGTGGCCGCGGTCGTCCTGCTGTTCGTCGTCGGCGGGATCGTGGCCGTGGGCGCCTCCGCCTGGTCCGACGTGGGCCAGATCGTGACCCGTCCCGGGATCCCCGTCGAGCAGCTCGGCTTCGCCACCCTGCTCGGCGCGCTGGCCTTCGCGGGCGCCGGCGGCGGGCAGAACCTGGTGCAGTCCAACTGGATGCGGGACAAGGGCTTCGGGATGGGGGAGTACGTGCCCCGGCTGGTCAGCCCGATCACCGGCCAGCCGGAGGCCAAGCCGTCGACCGGCTACATCTTCGAGCCGACGCAGGCCAACCTCTCCCGCTGGAAGGGCTGGTGGAAGTTCGCCAACATCGAGCAGCTCTGCACCTTCGTGCTGATCACGTTCTTCACCATCCTGTTCACCTCGTTGCTGGCCTACTCGACCGTGTACGGCCGGGAGGGCCTGGCGAGCAACATCAGCTTCATCAAGACCGAGGGCGAGGTCCTGGCCGAGCGGGTGGGTTCGTGGTTCAAGTACTTCTTCTGGATCATCGGCTCGTTCTCCCTCTTCGCCGCTGCGCTGGGCATCGTCGACTACACGAGCCGCCTGGCGGCCGACGTCCTCAAGACCAGCTACGCCCGCAAGGCCGACGAGTCGAAGATGTACGCCGGCCTGGTCTGGGGCCTGGTGGGCGTCGGCATCGTCGTCCTCCTCGCGGGCTTCGACCAGCCGATCGTGCTGCTGGTCATCGCCGCCGTCGTCGGCGGCTTCATGATGTTCATCTACTCCGGCCTGCTGATCCTCATCAACCGGAAGATCCTGCCGGCCCCGATCCGCATCCGGGGCCTGCGGCTGGGCGCGATGGTCTGGGCGATCCTGCTGTTCGGGACGCTCTCGTTCCTCACCTTCCGCGACCAGCTCGCGAAGCTGTTCGGCTGA
- a CDS encoding maleylpyruvate isomerase N-terminal domain-containing protein has protein sequence MTSTWDDDRHAFTDAATWVVALSRQVGDRWDRPGLGEWDVRALVGHTGRALLTVETYLGRPAATVAVSSTAAYYRAARELVGGSEVTERGREAGRALGPDPAAAVAEVVARVLPLVAGCDGAELVTTVVGGMRLADYLPTRVFELAVHGADLAAALDLPLDVPPTAAASALRLVADLAVADGRAGTLLRAVTGRTGLPGGYSVL, from the coding sequence ATGACCTCGACCTGGGACGACGACCGCCACGCCTTCACCGACGCCGCGACCTGGGTCGTCGCGCTCAGCCGGCAGGTGGGGGACCGGTGGGACCGGCCGGGTCTGGGGGAGTGGGACGTGCGGGCCCTGGTGGGCCACACCGGTCGCGCCCTGCTGACCGTCGAGACCTACCTGGGCCGGCCGGCTGCGACCGTGGCGGTGAGCTCGACCGCCGCGTACTACCGGGCCGCGCGGGAGCTGGTGGGGGGTTCCGAGGTGACCGAGCGCGGACGCGAGGCGGGCCGGGCCCTCGGCCCGGACCCCGCAGCCGCCGTGGCCGAGGTGGTCGCGCGCGTCCTGCCCCTCGTCGCCGGCTGCGACGGCGCGGAGCTGGTCACCACCGTGGTCGGCGGCATGCGGCTGGCGGACTACCTGCCCACCCGGGTCTTCGAGCTCGCCGTCCACGGGGCCGACCTCGCGGCGGCCCTCGACCTGCCGCTGGACGTCCCCCCGACCGCGGCGGCCAGCGCGCTCCGCCTCGTCGCCGACCTGGCCGTCGCCGACGGGCGGGCGGGGACGCTGCTGCGCGCCGTCACCGGGCGCACGGGCCTCCCCGGCGGGTACTCGGTCCTCTGA
- a CDS encoding ClpP family protease — protein sequence MSSYTIPSVVEKRPTGERSLDIYSRLLSDRIVYLGTEIDDGVANVVVAQLLHLESDDSQQEINLYLNSPGGSVSAMFSIYDTMQFIAAPVATTCVGQAASAAAVLLAAGEPGRRSILPHGRVLLHQPSTQGQGTLPDLVLQAREIGRVRSQMEEVLSRHTGQTLERVRADTDRDTVYPAAEAVAYGLVDEVFSARG from the coding sequence GTGAGCAGCTACACCATCCCCAGCGTCGTCGAGAAGCGGCCGACCGGCGAGCGCTCGCTCGACATCTACAGCCGGCTGCTCAGCGACCGGATCGTCTACCTGGGCACCGAGATCGACGACGGCGTCGCCAACGTCGTCGTCGCCCAGCTGCTGCACCTGGAGTCCGACGACAGCCAGCAGGAGATCAACCTGTACCTCAACTCCCCGGGCGGCTCGGTCAGCGCGATGTTCTCGATCTACGACACCATGCAGTTCATCGCGGCCCCGGTGGCCACCACCTGCGTCGGGCAGGCGGCCTCCGCGGCCGCCGTGCTGCTGGCCGCCGGCGAGCCCGGCCGGCGGTCGATCCTGCCGCACGGGCGGGTGCTGCTGCACCAGCCCTCGACGCAGGGCCAGGGCACCCTGCCCGACCTGGTGCTGCAGGCCCGGGAGATCGGCCGGGTGCGGAGCCAGATGGAGGAGGTCCTCAGCCGGCACACCGGGCAGACGCTCGAGCGGGTGCGGGCCGACACCGACCGGGACACCGTCTACCCGGCCGCCGAGGCCGTCGCCTACGGACTCGTCGACGAGGTGTTCAGCGCGCGCGGGTGA
- a CDS encoding serine hydrolase domain-containing protein, producing MEPVPAEIARIVSETSFSGVVRADLGDGRCWSVAAGPASRRFGVLNRPDTPFGIASGTKGLTALTVMSLVEDGTLNLATTARSVLGADLPLVDDRVTVEHLLGHRSGIGDYLDESELSGVDDHVLRVPVHRLDSTEAYLAVLQGFPTAFPPDERFAYCNGGYVVLALIAERAAGVPFADLVQQRVCGPAGMTGSGFARGDAPPEGAAEGYLVVDGEWRTNVLHLPVLGSGDGGMYAPAADLAAFWSALFAGRVVAPASLAVMVQPRSDVPEEGRRYGLGFWLHRTSSVVMLEGCDAGISFRSEHDPVTGRTLTTIANTADGAWPVAAALAALYGLD from the coding sequence ATGGAGCCCGTCCCGGCGGAGATCGCCCGCATCGTGAGCGAGACCTCGTTCTCGGGGGTCGTGCGGGCCGACCTCGGGGACGGGAGGTGCTGGTCGGTGGCCGCAGGCCCCGCCAGCCGGCGGTTCGGCGTGCTGAACCGCCCGGACACCCCCTTCGGCATCGCCAGCGGGACGAAAGGGCTCACCGCGCTGACCGTGATGAGCCTGGTCGAGGACGGGACCCTCAACCTCGCGACCACGGCCCGCTCGGTCCTGGGCGCGGACCTCCCGCTGGTCGACGACCGGGTGACGGTGGAGCACCTCCTCGGCCACCGGTCGGGGATCGGGGACTACCTCGACGAGAGCGAGCTGTCCGGCGTCGACGACCACGTGCTCCGGGTCCCCGTCCACCGCCTGGACTCGACGGAGGCGTACCTGGCGGTGCTGCAGGGCTTCCCGACGGCCTTCCCGCCGGACGAGAGGTTCGCCTACTGCAACGGCGGCTACGTCGTGCTGGCGCTGATCGCCGAGCGGGCGGCTGGCGTGCCCTTCGCCGACCTGGTGCAGCAGCGGGTGTGCGGTCCGGCCGGGATGACCGGCAGCGGGTTCGCCCGCGGCGACGCCCCGCCCGAGGGCGCCGCGGAGGGCTACCTGGTGGTCGACGGGGAGTGGCGCACCAACGTCCTGCACCTGCCCGTCCTGGGCAGCGGCGACGGCGGGATGTACGCGCCGGCGGCGGACCTCGCCGCCTTCTGGTCCGCGCTGTTCGCCGGCCGGGTCGTCGCGCCCGCGTCCCTGGCGGTGATGGTGCAGCCCCGCAGCGACGTGCCGGAGGAGGGTCGCCGCTACGGGCTCGGGTTCTGGCTGCACCGCACGTCGAGCGTCGTCATGCTCGAGGGGTGCGACGCCGGCATCTCCTTCCGGAGCGAGCACGACCCGGTGACGGGCCGCACCCTGACCACCATCGCGAACACCGCCGACGGGGCGTGGCCCGTCGCCGCCGCCCTCGCCGCCCTGTACGGGCTGGACTGA